A genomic segment from Chitinophagaceae bacterium encodes:
- a CDS encoding CTP synthase — protein sequence MAKYIFVTGGVTSSLGKGIIAASLAKLLQSRGLKVTIQKFDPYINVDPGTLNPYEHGECYVTDDGAETDLDLGHYERFLNSPTSQANNVTTGRIYQTVINKEREGAYLGKTVQVVPHITDEIKRRMLLLGTSGEYEIVITEIGGTVGDIESLPFIEAVRQIQWELPEEDCLVVHLTLIPYLKAAKELKTKPTQHSVRMLSQEGVHPDIIVCRTEHPLSADIKRKIALFCNVKPNAVIESADASSIYEVPLKMLEEGLDIIALKQLQLNGYAAPDLALWRGFLAKLHNPKSKVKIGLIGKYLELQDAYKSILEAFVHAGALNQCKVQVVNVHSEYINHNNVAEKLKDLDGLLVAPGFGSRGVEGKITAVKYARENDLPFFGICLGMQMAVIEYARNILGWTDAHSTEMETATTYPVIDLMEAQKQIKNKGGTMRLGAYPCEIAQNSLAAKVYAATSITERHRHRWEFNNKYLADFEKAGMIASGKNPQTDLVEIVEIPAHPFFIGVQYHPELKSTVEKPHPLFVGFIKAAKEYAAQKEDLGSSVLSKD from the coding sequence ATGGCAAAGTATATTTTTGTTACAGGAGGTGTTACATCTTCACTGGGTAAAGGAATTATTGCAGCTTCGCTGGCAAAGTTGTTGCAAAGCCGTGGCTTAAAAGTTACCATTCAAAAATTTGATCCTTATATAAATGTAGATCCAGGAACTTTAAACCCATACGAACATGGCGAATGTTATGTAACCGACGATGGTGCAGAAACCGACCTGGACCTTGGCCATTATGAAAGGTTTTTAAACAGCCCAACCTCACAGGCAAATAATGTTACAACAGGCCGCATTTATCAAACCGTAATTAATAAAGAAAGAGAAGGCGCTTACCTGGGAAAAACCGTTCAGGTAGTACCACATATTACCGACGAAATAAAGCGGCGTATGTTGCTATTGGGCACATCGGGCGAATATGAAATAGTAATTACCGAAATAGGCGGTACGGTAGGCGATATTGAAAGCCTTCCATTTATTGAAGCCGTAAGGCAAATTCAATGGGAGCTTCCAGAGGAAGATTGTCTTGTGGTTCACCTTACACTTATTCCTTACCTTAAAGCGGCAAAAGAATTAAAAACCAAGCCTACACAGCATAGCGTGCGCATGCTTAGCCAGGAGGGCGTACACCCCGATATTATTGTATGCCGTACCGAGCATCCTTTATCGGCAGACATTAAAAGGAAAATTGCGCTTTTTTGCAATGTAAAACCCAATGCAGTAATTGAATCGGCAGATGCCAGCTCCATTTATGAAGTGCCACTAAAAATGCTGGAAGAAGGATTAGATATTATTGCTCTTAAACAGTTGCAATTAAATGGCTATGCTGCGCCAGACCTTGCCCTGTGGCGTGGTTTCCTGGCAAAACTCCACAATCCAAAATCAAAAGTAAAAATTGGGTTAATAGGTAAATACCTGGAACTGCAGGATGCCTATAAATCTATTTTAGAAGCTTTTGTTCACGCCGGCGCCTTAAACCAATGCAAAGTGCAGGTAGTGAATGTACACAGTGAATATATAAACCACAATAATGTTGCAGAAAAATTAAAAGACCTCGATGGCCTTTTAGTAGCACCGGGTTTTGGCAGCAGGGGAGTAGAAGGAAAAATTACTGCTGTAAAATATGCAAGGGAAAACGATTTGCCATTTTTTGGAATTTGCCTGGGAATGCAAATGGCGGTAATTGAATATGCTCGTAATATATTGGGATGGACCGATGCACACAGTACCGAAATGGAAACCGCCACAACTTACCCGGTTATAGATTTAATGGAAGCGCAAAAGCAAATTAAGAACAAAGGTGGTACCATGCGCTTAGGCGCTTACCCTTGCGAAATAGCCCAAAATTCACTGGCAGCTAAGGTTTATGCTGCTACTTCTATTACCGAAAGGCACCGCCACCGTTGGGAATTTAATAATAAATACCTGGCCGATTTTGAAAAAGCAGGTATGATTGCCAGTGGAAAAAATCCGCAAACAGACCTTGTGGAAATTGTAGAAATCCCTGCTCATCCTTTTTTTATAGGTGTTCAATACCACCCCGAATTAAAAAGTACAGTAGAGAAACCACATCCTTTGTTTGTTGGGTTTATAAAAGCCGCAAAAGAATATGCAGCCCAAAAAGAAGATTTGGGATCATCTGTATTAAGTAAAGATTAA
- a CDS encoding DinB family protein: MKNLLLQYAEYNLWANKRIADILNELPENILNQQFPSSFKSILETVQHLCFAENLWYKRIKISPIENIPAISLDTTIQQLNYSWLNCSQLWIDLIKYCNENELQKNLDYTSLKSEKFCQPLWQLLQHLFNHQTYHRGQLITLFHLAGISGLPATDFIVFTRQDAHIQ; this comes from the coding sequence ATGAAAAATTTACTCTTGCAATATGCAGAATATAATCTTTGGGCCAATAAAAGAATTGCAGATATTTTAAATGAGTTACCGGAAAATATCCTTAATCAGCAATTTCCTTCAAGCTTTAAAAGTATTTTGGAAACAGTGCAGCATTTATGTTTTGCAGAAAATTTATGGTATAAAAGAATTAAAATATCCCCAATAGAAAATATACCGGCAATTTCCCTGGATACAACAATCCAACAGCTTAATTACAGTTGGCTTAATTGTTCTCAATTATGGATAGATTTAATAAAGTACTGCAATGAGAATGAATTACAAAAAAACTTAGATTATACCAGCCTTAAGAGTGAAAAGTTTTGCCAGCCACTCTGGCAGCTTTTACAGCATCTTTTTAATCACCAAACCTATCACCGTGGCCAGTTAATTACACTGTTTCACCTTGCGGGAATCTCAGGGCTCCCTGCAACAGATTTTATTGTTTTTACACGCCAGGATGCTCATATTCAATAA
- a CDS encoding GNAT family N-acetyltransferase — MNIKIRPATKADCPAMMKLIKELALFEKAPDEVTVSMEQFIEGGFGPTPVWWAYVATFTTVDENEYISGFALYYIRYSTWKGQRMYLEDILVTEKMRGKGIGKLLMDTLIKVAKNKNYTGITWQVLDWNKPAIDFYKKYNAHFDAEWVNCSIEIK, encoded by the coding sequence ATGAATATTAAAATTCGGCCGGCAACAAAAGCAGATTGTCCGGCAATGATGAAATTAATTAAAGAGCTAGCACTTTTTGAAAAAGCGCCAGATGAAGTAACGGTAAGTATGGAGCAGTTTATTGAAGGAGGCTTTGGGCCTACGCCTGTTTGGTGGGCTTATGTTGCAACATTTACAACTGTTGATGAAAATGAATATATTTCAGGTTTTGCTTTATATTATATCCGCTATAGCACCTGGAAAGGGCAACGGATGTATTTAGAAGATATTTTAGTAACAGAAAAAATGCGGGGTAAAGGAATAGGTAAATTACTTATGGATACACTTATTAAAGTAGCCAAAAACAAGAACTATACGGGAATTACCTGGCAGGTTTTGGACTGGAATAAGCCTGCCATAGATTTTTACAAAAAATATAATGCCCATTTTGATGCAGAATGGGTGAATTGCTCCATAGAAATCAAATAG
- the htpG gene encoding molecular chaperone HtpG, giving the protein MQKGNIRVQTENIFPIIKKFLYSEHDIFIRELVSNAVDASQKLKTLSSIGEVKGDLGDLRIDVKIDAEKKTVTISDNGIGMTAEEVDKYLNQVAFSSAEEFLEKYKGQSEANIIGHFGLGFYSAFMVSEKVEVFTKSFKENAAAVRWECDGSPEYTIEETEKNERGTSIVMHLNEDSKEFLDAYKVKQTLDRFCKFLPVPVFFEDKQINNTAPAWIKKPAELKKEDYENFYKELYPFSETPLFWIHLNVDYPFNLTGILYFPKIKQNFEIQKDKIQLYSNQVFVTDEVKDIVPEFLMLLHGVIDSPDIPLNVSRSYLQGDPNVKKINAHITKKVADKLEEIFNRERNSFEEKWESLGLFVKYGMMTDDKFLEKASKFFIMQDTSGKFYTMDEYKVATETQQKNKEGKHVILYSTNPIQQDAYIQQANAKGYLVIKMETLVDAAFINSMEIKWSDVVFTRVDADIADNLVDKIDAAESVLSKDDAEKLKKLFEQPGENLHLQVEVKGLNPETPPVIATRPEQMRRMKDMAALGGGMAAFYAQMPDEVNLTINGNHGIFKNILLETDIVKQEKLVKNLADLALLSQGLLNGKNLTDFISRSVDLMEHK; this is encoded by the coding sequence ATGCAAAAGGGAAACATAAGGGTTCAAACGGAAAATATTTTTCCCATAATAAAAAAATTTTTATACAGCGAACATGATATTTTTATACGGGAACTGGTAAGTAATGCCGTAGATGCTTCGCAAAAACTTAAAACATTATCATCAATTGGCGAAGTAAAAGGCGACCTTGGCGACCTGCGGATTGATGTTAAAATTGATGCAGAGAAAAAAACGGTAACTATTTCCGACAACGGGATTGGTATGACGGCCGAAGAAGTAGATAAATACCTCAACCAGGTAGCGTTTAGCAGCGCCGAAGAATTTTTGGAAAAATATAAGGGCCAAAGCGAAGCCAATATTATTGGACATTTTGGGCTGGGCTTTTACAGTGCATTTATGGTGAGCGAAAAGGTAGAAGTATTCACAAAATCATTTAAAGAAAATGCTGCAGCCGTAAGATGGGAGTGTGATGGCAGCCCGGAATATACCATTGAAGAAACCGAAAAAAACGAAAGGGGAACTTCTATTGTAATGCATTTAAACGAAGACAGCAAAGAATTTTTAGATGCTTATAAAGTGAAACAAACCCTGGATAGATTTTGTAAATTTTTGCCGGTTCCTGTTTTTTTTGAAGACAAGCAAATTAACAATACCGCCCCGGCATGGATAAAAAAGCCCGCTGAATTAAAAAAGGAAGATTACGAAAATTTTTATAAAGAGCTTTATCCATTTAGTGAAACGCCTTTGTTTTGGATACATCTCAATGTAGATTATCCGTTTAACCTCACCGGTATTTTGTATTTCCCAAAAATTAAGCAGAATTTCGAAATCCAAAAAGATAAAATACAGTTGTACAGCAACCAGGTTTTTGTAACCGATGAAGTAAAAGATATTGTACCTGAGTTTTTGATGTTGCTGCATGGTGTTATAGACAGTCCGGATATTCCATTAAATGTGAGCCGTAGCTATTTGCAGGGCGACCCCAATGTGAAAAAAATAAATGCACACATTACCAAAAAAGTTGCCGATAAGCTGGAAGAAATTTTTAATAGAGAAAGAAATTCTTTTGAAGAAAAATGGGAAAGCCTGGGCTTATTTGTAAAATATGGTATGATGACGGATGATAAATTTCTTGAAAAAGCCAGCAAGTTTTTTATTATGCAGGATACATCCGGAAAATTTTATACCATGGATGAATATAAAGTTGCAACAGAAACACAGCAAAAAAACAAAGAAGGCAAGCATGTGATTTTATACAGCACCAACCCCATACAACAGGATGCTTATATACAACAGGCCAATGCAAAAGGCTATCTTGTAATAAAAATGGAAACCCTGGTGGATGCAGCATTTATTAATAGTATGGAAATAAAATGGAGCGATGTAGTTTTTACCCGTGTAGATGCTGATATTGCAGACAACCTGGTAGATAAAATTGATGCAGCCGAAAGTGTTTTAAGCAAAGACGATGCTGAAAAACTAAAAAAACTTTTTGAACAGCCCGGCGAAAACCTGCATTTACAGGTAGAAGTAAAAGGCCTAAACCCCGAAACGCCGCCGGTAATCGCAACAAGACCCGAGCAAATGCGCCGCATGAAAGATATGGCGGCTTTAGGTGGTGGGATGGCAGCATTTTATGCGCAAATGCCCGATGAAGTGAACCTTACAATAAATGGCAACCATGGAATTTTTAAAAATATCCTTTTGGAAACAGATATTGTAAAGCAGGAAAAACTGGTAAAAAATCTTGCAGACCTGGCCTTGCTCTCCCAGGGATTATTGAATGGTAAAAACCTCACCGATTTTATTAGCAGGAGCGTGGACTTAATGGAACATAAATAA
- the miaA gene encoding tRNA (adenosine(37)-N6)-dimethylallyltransferase MiaA gives MKYCIIICGPTAIGKTALAIELASHFFTEIISADSRQCYKELDIGVAKPTGEQLNNVQHYFINSHSIFDQVTAAGFEQYAMAAAEKIFLKNNVAIMVGGTGLYIRAFTHGMDEIPPINNETRKKILALYSDKGINWLLNEIKIQDPAYYLSGEINNPQRSLRALEVKLSTGKSILDFQSGIIKNRNFQCIKIGLQMNRPLLYSRINNRVDEMIKQGLEDEARALYAYKNLNALQTVGYQEFFEYFDGKISKNRAVELIKQHTRNYAKRQITWFKKEPQIQFCNPSAQEIIALLQEQIKY, from the coding sequence TTGAAGTATTGCATCATTATTTGCGGCCCAACAGCTATAGGTAAAACGGCGCTTGCCATTGAGTTAGCCAGCCATTTTTTTACTGAAATTATTTCTGCCGACAGCCGCCAATGTTATAAAGAACTGGATATAGGCGTAGCCAAGCCCACCGGTGAGCAACTTAATAATGTTCAGCATTATTTTATCAATTCTCATTCTATTTTTGACCAGGTAACTGCTGCCGGTTTTGAGCAATACGCAATGGCAGCTGCAGAAAAAATTTTTCTTAAAAATAATGTGGCCATTATGGTGGGTGGCACCGGCTTGTATATACGGGCCTTTACGCATGGCATGGATGAAATTCCGCCTATCAATAACGAAACCAGGAAAAAAATTTTGGCTCTCTATTCAGATAAGGGAATAAATTGGCTTTTGAATGAAATTAAAATACAAGACCCGGCGTACTATTTATCTGGGGAGATAAATAACCCACAACGCTCCCTGCGTGCCCTTGAAGTAAAATTGTCCACAGGAAAATCTATTTTGGACTTTCAATCCGGCATAATAAAAAACCGAAATTTTCAATGTATAAAAATTGGTTTGCAAATGAACAGGCCCTTGCTTTATTCCCGTATCAATAACAGGGTAGATGAAATGATAAAGCAAGGGCTTGAAGATGAAGCAAGGGCTTTATATGCCTACAAGAATTTAAATGCCCTGCAAACGGTAGGTTACCAGGAATTTTTTGAATATTTTGATGGAAAAATTTCCAAAAACCGTGCCGTTGAATTAATTAAACAGCATACAAGAAATTATGCCAAGAGGCAAATTACCTGGTTTAAAAAAGAGCCTCAAATACAATTTTGCAACCCTTCTGCTCAAGAAATAATTGCATTGCTGCAGGAGCAAATAAAATATTAA
- a CDS encoding DUF4407 domain-containing protein: MEKNIALTQRESYTPSLFTEFLWWLSTAEKEILIDAEIDRNRYKIIGMSVLATWLFATLAWAYFFSIVVSSFTISIFLGFFMGFIILTIDRTLIKGITKTNKHKFLPLLFRGLMALTIGFFMAQPAILYMFNKEIKLQTSLDNEQKKISKRHELDTLYAYQLATLQTQKNSLQQTLTQKYDEVQKARENFLAESDGSGGTGKVGIKDIALAKKAEYEKLDAEYQLMAKNILPKIDSSDATVKKINNAIIAEEAVFAGYFNDGFLTRIEALNNLIKNNNALQMRYYLIVCILMLIELMPVIAKTILPVGSYDEKVTLREEMEREVARGNIKQEQQLKEYYNQMAFENNKETINIFFTITQKDKVEKIKAYSQKWKDENHQAFDGLWEKIKKAIVAKQEN, from the coding sequence ATCCTTATTCACCGAATTTTTATGGTGGCTTTCCACCGCAGAAAAAGAAATACTCATTGACGCTGAAATTGACCGTAACCGCTATAAAATTATTGGGATGAGCGTACTCGCCACCTGGCTTTTTGCCACTCTTGCCTGGGCATATTTTTTCAGTATCGTTGTTTCTTCATTTACCATTTCTATATTCCTGGGTTTTTTTATGGGTTTTATCATACTCACTATAGATCGCACACTCATAAAAGGGATCACCAAAACCAATAAACATAAATTTCTTCCACTCCTATTTCGTGGGTTGATGGCGCTTACCATTGGTTTTTTTATGGCACAGCCCGCCATACTTTATATGTTCAATAAAGAAATAAAATTGCAAACTTCGCTTGATAATGAACAAAAGAAAATTAGTAAGCGCCATGAGTTGGATACGCTATATGCCTATCAATTAGCAACATTGCAAACTCAAAAAAATTCGTTGCAACAAACTTTGACCCAAAAATATGATGAAGTACAAAAGGCCAGGGAAAATTTCCTTGCCGAATCGGATGGAAGCGGCGGAACCGGTAAAGTGGGTATTAAAGATATTGCTTTGGCAAAAAAAGCAGAATATGAAAAACTAGATGCCGAATACCAGCTCATGGCAAAAAATATTTTACCTAAAATTGATAGTTCAGATGCCACTGTTAAAAAAATAAATAATGCAATAATTGCCGAAGAGGCTGTATTTGCAGGCTATTTTAATGATGGGTTCCTTACCCGTATTGAGGCATTAAATAACCTCATTAAGAATAACAATGCACTGCAAATGCGCTATTACCTTATTGTATGCATCCTTATGCTTATAGAACTTATGCCGGTAATTGCAAAAACCATATTGCCCGTGGGCAGCTACGATGAAAAAGTGACGCTTAGGGAAGAAATGGAAAGAGAAGTAGCCAGGGGCAATATAAAACAGGAGCAGCAATTAAAAGAATATTATAATCAAATGGCTTTTGAAAACAATAAAGAAACCATAAACATTTTTTTTACCATTACCCAAAAAGATAAAGTAGAAAAAATAAAAGCTTACAGCCAAAAATGGAAAGATGAAAACCACCAGGCATTTGACGGGCTTTGGGAAAAAATTAAAAAAGCGATTGTTGCAAAGCAGGAAAATTAG
- a CDS encoding RNA methyltransferase produces the protein MDELNRKTVQEFKQANKNPVIAVLENIRSAYNVGSVFRTADAFLLQAVYIIGYTCRPPHKEIKKTALGAEDTVTWHYFKTSAEAIEQLKIEGYKVYAVEQVVNSLKLNHIRFSENEKVAVVFGNEVSGVEQSTISICDGCLEIPQMGMKHSLNIATAAGVVLWELTKKFVKV, from the coding sequence ATGGATGAACTGAACCGCAAAACGGTGCAGGAGTTTAAACAAGCCAATAAAAATCCCGTTATTGCAGTTTTGGAAAATATACGCAGTGCCTATAATGTGGGCAGTGTTTTTAGAACAGCCGATGCATTTTTGCTACAAGCAGTTTATATCATAGGCTATACTTGCAGGCCACCGCATAAAGAAATTAAAAAAACAGCGCTTGGCGCAGAAGATACTGTAACCTGGCATTATTTTAAAACTTCGGCAGAAGCTATTGAACAATTAAAAATAGAGGGTTATAAAGTATATGCTGTGGAGCAGGTAGTTAATAGCCTTAAACTCAACCATATCCGGTTTTCAGAAAATGAAAAAGTTGCCGTGGTTTTTGGCAACGAAGTAAGCGGTGTGGAACAATCTACTATAAGTATTTGTGACGGTTGTTTAGAAATACCGCAAATGGGAATGAAACATTCCCTCAATATTGCAACCGCTGCAGGCGTGGTTTTATGGGAGCTCACAAAGAAATTTGTAAAAGTATAA